Proteins encoded in a region of the Cupriavidus pauculus genome:
- a CDS encoding nitrate/sulfonate/bicarbonate ABC transporter ATP-binding protein — protein sequence MADQDKIVAGVADNAAAKPPVIALHNVGKVFRTADHADRSVLEGVNLTLREGEIVAMLGRSGSGKSTLLRIMAGLVASDHGEVRFRGQPLAGAAEGIAMVFQSFALFPWLSVQQNVELGLEAQGVPKAERARRAEAAIDLIGLSGFNSALPRELSGGMRQRVGIARALVTEPDLLLMDEAFSALDVLTGETLRDEMIDLWESGRANIRSILIVSHNIEEAVMMADRIVILSSDPGRVRAEVKVPFPRPRNRDDAQVRALIDEVYALMTSPAAMGPRMATMAAAQQIGFRLPNADISRMEGILDLLLEAPFLGRADLPHLASEAGLTDDELLPACEALQLLQLATLERGDITATALGRAYYAAEPAERKVLFGRQLLRHVALAAHIRRELEAAEDGEVGEEQVLRELEAFLKPEEAERVLAVVIAWGRYGEIYAYQYNSGMLTLPAPDDE from the coding sequence ATGGCGGATCAGGACAAGATCGTCGCAGGGGTGGCGGACAACGCGGCAGCGAAACCTCCCGTGATTGCGTTGCACAACGTGGGCAAGGTATTTCGCACGGCCGACCATGCCGATCGCTCGGTGCTCGAGGGGGTGAACCTGACCCTGCGCGAGGGCGAGATCGTGGCCATGCTCGGCCGCTCGGGCTCGGGCAAGTCCACCCTGCTGCGGATCATGGCGGGGCTCGTGGCGAGCGATCACGGCGAGGTACGGTTTCGCGGGCAGCCGCTGGCCGGCGCGGCCGAGGGCATCGCGATGGTATTCCAGTCGTTCGCGCTGTTTCCGTGGCTGTCCGTGCAGCAGAACGTGGAGCTCGGGCTCGAGGCGCAGGGCGTGCCCAAGGCCGAACGCGCGCGGCGCGCCGAGGCGGCGATCGATCTGATCGGCCTGTCCGGCTTCAACAGCGCATTGCCGCGCGAGTTGTCGGGCGGCATGCGGCAGCGGGTGGGCATTGCGCGCGCGCTGGTGACCGAACCCGATCTGCTGCTGATGGACGAAGCGTTCTCCGCGCTCGATGTACTGACCGGCGAGACGCTGCGCGACGAGATGATCGATCTGTGGGAGTCGGGGCGCGCGAATATTCGCAGCATCCTGATCGTTTCGCACAATATCGAAGAAGCGGTGATGATGGCCGACCGCATCGTGATTCTGTCGAGCGATCCGGGGCGCGTGCGGGCGGAAGTGAAGGTGCCGTTCCCGCGGCCGCGCAATCGCGACGATGCGCAGGTGCGCGCGTTGATCGACGAAGTGTATGCGCTGATGACCTCGCCCGCGGCGATGGGGCCGCGCATGGCGACGATGGCGGCCGCCCAGCAGATCGGCTTCCGTCTGCCCAATGCCGATATCAGCCGGATGGAAGGGATTCTCGATCTGCTGCTCGAGGCGCCCTTTCTCGGGCGCGCGGATCTGCCGCATCTGGCCAGCGAGGCCGGCCTCACCGATGACGAACTGCTGCCCGCGTGCGAGGCGCTGCAACTGCTGCAGCTTGCCACGCTCGAACGCGGCGATATCACGGCGACCGCGCTCGGGCGTGCCTACTATGCCGCGGAGCCCGCGGAGCGCAAGGTGCTGTTCGGGCGGCAGTTGCTGCGGCACGTGGCGCTGGCCGCCCATATCCGCCGCGAGCTCGAGGCCGCGGAGGATGGGGAAGTCGGCGAGGAGCAGGTGTTGCGCGAGCTCGAGGCGTTCCTCAAGCCCGAGGAGGCCGAGCGGGTGCTGGCGGTGGTCATCGCCTGGGGACGGTACGGGGAGATCTACGCTTACCAGTACAACAGCGGGATGTTGACGTTGCCGGCGCCGGACGATGAATGA
- a CDS encoding ABC transporter permease — MPTNHDRTAAPGYDGQLLTAPPNRFDFALLPIILAVIVIVAYTAQQMNVPYQPGEALDVRLDVAYLPYYLMRTSIRMLAALGASLLFSFAFAALASKNRTAEKILVPALDILQSIPVLGFLSITVTGFIALFPGSLAGVECAAIFAIFTSQAWNMAFSLHQSFRTIPGDLLEAATMLRLSAWQRFWRLEVPYAMPGLLWNMMMSMSGGWFFVVASEAISVSGHDIRLPGIGSYIALAIQQQNLAAIGWAIVAMLVGIVLYDQLLFRPLVAWADRFRFETLSQDDAPQSWVLNLLRRSAWVHTLLKATAALAGRSLAWSARHRLVGRPAPVPVRAGWKDRARDGAILLVALIALGRVLWFVHGEVGWAEAAHVLWLGVLTMTRVIVLIAIAAVIWVPIGIRIGLNPSLARIAQPIAQFLAAFPANLMFPIAVMAIVKLGLNPEIWLSPLMIFGTQWYILFNVVAGASGIPTELRLAARNFGLRGWLVWRRFLLPAVFPSLLTGLVTAAGGSWNASIVSEYVTWGDRTLVATGLGSYIAEMTAKGDFPRIALGIGVMALFVVGFNRLLWNRLYDIAQSRNRL; from the coding sequence ATGCCAACGAACCACGACCGTACCGCCGCGCCCGGCTACGACGGGCAGCTGCTGACCGCGCCGCCAAATCGCTTCGACTTCGCGCTGCTGCCGATCATTCTCGCCGTGATCGTCATCGTCGCGTACACCGCGCAGCAGATGAACGTGCCCTACCAGCCCGGCGAGGCGCTGGACGTGCGGCTCGACGTCGCCTACCTGCCCTACTACCTGATGCGCACGAGCATCCGCATGCTGGCCGCGCTCGGCGCGTCGCTGCTGTTCTCGTTCGCGTTCGCGGCGCTCGCCTCGAAGAACCGCACGGCGGAGAAGATCCTCGTGCCGGCGCTCGATATCCTGCAGTCGATTCCCGTGCTCGGCTTTCTGTCGATCACGGTCACCGGCTTTATCGCGCTGTTTCCGGGCAGCCTCGCCGGCGTGGAATGCGCGGCGATCTTCGCGATCTTCACGTCGCAGGCGTGGAACATGGCGTTCAGCCTCCATCAGTCGTTCCGCACGATTCCCGGCGATCTGCTCGAAGCGGCGACGATGCTGCGCCTGTCCGCATGGCAGCGCTTCTGGCGCCTCGAGGTCCCCTACGCGATGCCGGGCCTGCTGTGGAACATGATGATGTCGATGTCGGGCGGCTGGTTCTTCGTCGTCGCGTCGGAAGCCATCTCGGTATCGGGGCACGACATCCGCCTGCCAGGCATCGGCTCGTATATCGCGCTCGCGATCCAGCAGCAGAACCTGGCCGCGATCGGCTGGGCGATCGTCGCGATGCTGGTCGGCATCGTGCTGTACGACCAGCTGCTGTTCCGGCCGCTGGTCGCATGGGCCGATCGTTTCCGCTTCGAGACGCTGTCGCAGGACGATGCGCCGCAGTCGTGGGTGCTGAACCTGCTGCGGCGGTCGGCATGGGTGCATACGCTGCTGAAGGCCACCGCCGCGCTGGCGGGACGCTCGCTGGCGTGGAGCGCGCGGCATCGCCTGGTCGGGCGCCCCGCCCCGGTGCCCGTGCGCGCGGGGTGGAAGGACCGCGCGCGCGATGGCGCGATCCTGCTCGTCGCGCTGATCGCGCTCGGGCGCGTGCTGTGGTTCGTGCATGGCGAGGTGGGCTGGGCCGAGGCGGCGCATGTGCTGTGGCTTGGCGTGCTGACGATGACGCGCGTGATCGTGCTCATCGCCATCGCCGCGGTGATCTGGGTGCCGATCGGCATCCGCATCGGCCTGAATCCGTCGCTGGCGCGCATTGCCCAGCCGATCGCGCAGTTCCTCGCGGCATTCCCGGCCAACCTGATGTTTCCGATCGCGGTGATGGCAATCGTAAAGCTCGGCCTGAACCCCGAGATCTGGCTCAGTCCGCTGATGATCTTCGGCACGCAGTGGTACATCCTGTTCAATGTGGTGGCCGGGGCGTCGGGCATTCCGACCGAGCTGCGGCTGGCCGCGCGCAACTTCGGGCTGCGGGGCTGGCTCGTGTGGCGCCGCTTTCTGTTGCCGGCCGTGTTCCCGAGCCTGCTGACCGGACTCGTGACGGCGGCCGGCGGGTCGTGGAACGCGAGCATCGTGTCCGAGTACGTGACGTGGGGCGATCGCACGCTCGTCGCGACCGGGCTCGGCAGCTACATTGCCGAAATGACCGCGAAGGGCGACTTTCCGCGCATCGCGCTCGGCATCGGCGTCATGGCGCTGTTCGTGGTCGGGTTCAACCGGCTGCTGTGGAACCGGCTGTATGACATTGCGCAGTCGCGCAATCGACTCTAG
- a CDS encoding acylphosphatase has translation MTQDIWHLTAHGVVQGVGYRAACLERATALGLTGWVRNRTDGTVEVMAAGPIERLEALREWMQKGPPAARVSRVDAKTGEGPFDRFDRFDWLPTA, from the coding sequence ATGACACAAGACATCTGGCATCTGACCGCCCACGGCGTGGTCCAGGGCGTGGGCTACCGCGCCGCCTGCCTCGAGCGCGCAACGGCGCTCGGCCTGACGGGCTGGGTCCGCAACCGGACCGATGGTACGGTCGAGGTCATGGCCGCCGGTCCAATCGAACGGCTCGAGGCATTGCGGGAATGGATGCAGAAGGGCCCGCCCGCCGCGCGCGTCTCGCGGGTCGATGCCAAAACGGGGGAGGGTCCTTTCGACCGGTTCGACCGTTTCGACTGGTTGCCGACGGCCTGA